A section of the Verrucomicrobiota bacterium genome encodes:
- a CDS encoding pyrrolo-quinoline quinone, whose protein sequence is MKSSALIIATLVFVAGASAQDWTQWGGSQHRNMYSPAKGLPGIFDPGKMKKNSDDVDLAGAKNVKWVAKLGSQTYGNVTVANGRVYIGTNNDSPRDPRHLGDRSVLYCLDEKTGALIWQLVCPKLKSGKVNDWERLGILSSSTVEGDRIYVVTSRCEVLCLDVQGLANGNDGPYKDEAKYAVLDTVGADGKPLAPVEPGPKDADIIWRYDMMDDLGVFPHNASNCNILIIGDIIYVCTSNGQDWSHVNIPAPLSPSFVALNKKTGELVGEDDAGISKRIFHGQWSSPSTGRVNGRDLVFYGGGDGWCYAFDARPVKQGETSFLKTVWKFDCNPPEYKTDKDGKPWKYPAAEGPSEIIATPVFYKNRVYIATGQDPEHGEGVGHLVCLDATQTGEIKKPVWSFKGIKRSMSSVSIDPATGLLFVGDFSGFVYCLDAETGQHHWTYDMKAHLWGSTLVADGKVYIGDEDGDFVVLAANKGVPVPAKSQKKGGPAIMAQVISQTNLLAPIYSTPIVANGVIYLSTQSHLFALHDSAKANAPKP, encoded by the coding sequence ATGAAATCATCCGCACTCATCATCGCCACACTCGTGTTCGTCGCGGGAGCCAGCGCACAGGATTGGACCCAATGGGGCGGCTCGCAGCATCGCAACATGTATTCGCCCGCAAAGGGCCTGCCCGGAATCTTCGACCCCGGCAAGATGAAGAAGAACAGCGACGACGTGGACCTCGCCGGGGCGAAGAACGTCAAGTGGGTCGCCAAGCTCGGTTCGCAGACCTACGGCAACGTCACCGTCGCCAACGGCCGGGTTTACATCGGCACCAACAACGATTCGCCACGCGATCCGCGGCACCTCGGCGACCGGTCCGTCCTCTATTGCCTCGACGAGAAGACCGGCGCTCTCATCTGGCAACTCGTCTGCCCCAAGCTCAAGTCCGGCAAGGTCAACGACTGGGAACGCCTTGGCATTCTCTCTTCCTCCACCGTCGAGGGAGACCGCATCTACGTCGTCACCAGCCGGTGCGAAGTCCTCTGCCTCGACGTGCAGGGACTCGCCAACGGCAACGACGGCCCTTACAAGGACGAGGCGAAGTATGCGGTGCTCGACACCGTCGGCGCCGACGGCAAACCCCTCGCGCCCGTCGAACCCGGACCGAAGGACGCGGACATCATCTGGCGATACGACATGATGGATGACCTTGGCGTCTTCCCGCACAACGCCTCGAACTGCAACATCCTTATCATCGGGGACATCATTTACGTTTGCACTTCCAACGGTCAGGACTGGTCGCACGTCAACATCCCCGCGCCGCTCTCCCCAAGCTTCGTCGCGCTCAACAAGAAGACCGGTGAACTTGTCGGCGAAGACGACGCAGGCATCAGCAAGCGCATCTTCCACGGGCAATGGAGCTCGCCCTCGACCGGCAGGGTCAACGGCCGCGACCTCGTCTTCTACGGCGGCGGCGACGGCTGGTGCTACGCGTTCGATGCCAGGCCCGTGAAGCAGGGCGAAACAAGCTTCCTCAAGACCGTTTGGAAGTTCGACTGCAACCCCCCCGAATACAAGACCGACAAGGACGGCAAGCCGTGGAAGTATCCCGCCGCCGAGGGCCCGAGCGAGATCATCGCCACACCGGTCTTCTACAAGAACCGCGTCTACATCGCCACGGGGCAGGACCCGGAGCATGGCGAAGGCGTCGGCCACCTCGTCTGTCTGGACGCCACGCAGACCGGCGAAATCAAGAAGCCGGTCTGGAGCTTCAAGGGCATCAAGCGGAGCATGTCCTCTGTGTCCATCGATCCCGCCACGGGGTTGCTCTTCGTGGGCGACTTCTCCGGCTTCGTCTATTGCCTCGACGCGGAGACCGGCCAGCATCACTGGACCTACGACATGAAGGCCCATCTTTGGGGCAGCACGCTCGTGGCCGATGGCAAGGTTTACATCGGCGATGAAGACGGCGACTTCGTGGTGCTCGCCGCGAACAAGGGCGTGCCTGTGCCCGCAAAGTCCCAGAAGAAGGGCGGCCCAGCCATCATGGCTCAAGTCATCAGCCAGACCAACCTCCTCGCGCCCATTTACTCCACGCCCATCGTCGCGAACGGCGTCATTTACCTTTCGACCCAATCCCACTTGTTTGCCCTCCACGACTCCGCCAAGGCCAACGCGCCCAAGCCGTAG
- a CDS encoding iron-containing alcohol dehydrogenase, with product MTPFDHQPRTRLIFGTGCVDRAGELARELGARKVLLVTDSGLVAAGHAGHVRGAIEKAGLGVAVFDKALENPTARCVDQCAAVARDAGIDTIIGLGGGSAMDTAKGCNFILTNGGRMHDYWGHGKASKPMLPLIAIPTTAGTGSEMQCYALIADEHTHQKMACGDPKAAARIALLDPSLTVSMPRRVTACTGIDAIAHAVETVVTTKRNPLSLMYSHEAFKLCASSFPRVMKNPRDIEARGRMLLGAAFAGTAIENSMLGIAHSLANPLTAHFGIVHGQAVGMLLPLVVRFNAKEPAALHAYAELASSVELARVSDGLASALESLISRLESLLNLAGMPRSLGDCGVDASKVKLLAAEAQRQWTAQFNPRAATLEDFVGLYEAAFERRSDGDLV from the coding sequence ATGACACCCTTCGACCACCAGCCGCGCACGCGCCTCATCTTCGGCACCGGCTGCGTGGATCGCGCCGGCGAACTGGCCCGCGAACTCGGTGCGCGCAAGGTCCTCCTCGTCACGGACAGCGGCCTGGTCGCCGCAGGCCACGCGGGCCACGTCCGGGGCGCGATCGAGAAAGCCGGCCTCGGTGTCGCGGTATTCGACAAGGCACTGGAAAACCCCACCGCCCGCTGCGTGGACCAGTGCGCGGCCGTCGCCAGGGACGCGGGCATCGACACGATCATCGGCCTCGGCGGCGGGAGCGCGATGGACACCGCGAAGGGCTGCAATTTCATCCTCACCAACGGCGGCCGGATGCACGACTACTGGGGCCACGGCAAGGCTTCGAAGCCGATGCTGCCGCTCATCGCCATCCCGACCACCGCAGGCACGGGCAGCGAGATGCAGTGTTACGCGCTCATCGCCGACGAGCACACGCACCAGAAGATGGCCTGTGGCGACCCGAAGGCCGCGGCGCGCATCGCCCTCCTCGACCCGTCGCTCACGGTGTCGATGCCCCGGCGCGTCACCGCGTGCACGGGCATCGACGCGATCGCGCACGCCGTCGAGACCGTCGTGACGACGAAACGCAACCCGCTCTCGCTCATGTACTCGCACGAGGCGTTCAAACTCTGCGCCAGCAGCTTTCCACGCGTGATGAAAAACCCAAGGGACATCGAGGCCCGCGGGCGCATGCTTCTCGGCGCCGCCTTCGCGGGCACGGCGATCGAGAATTCCATGCTCGGCATCGCTCACTCCCTCGCCAATCCGCTCACTGCGCACTTCGGCATCGTCCACGGGCAGGCCGTCGGGATGCTGCTTCCGCTCGTGGTGCGCTTCAACGCGAAGGAACCCGCCGCGCTCCATGCCTACGCCGAGCTCGCCTCCTCCGTGGAACTCGCACGCGTGTCCGATGGGCTCGCCTCCGCGCTCGAATCCCTCATCTCGCGCCTCGAATCCCTGCTCAATCTCGCCGGGATGCCGCGCTCGCTCGGCGATTGCGGCGTGGACGCTTCCAAGGTGAAACTCCTCGCCGCGGAGGCCCAGCGCCAGTGGACCGCGCAATTCAATCCCCGCGCGGCGACCCTCGAGGACTTTGTCGGCCTCTACGAGGCGGCGTTCGAGCGGAGAAGCGACGGCGACCTGGTGTAG
- a CDS encoding MarR family transcriptional regulator codes for MPDRDYSASVDALPIDSPERRRIPPLLRRAWYGLNQAFRRRIHHTGATPDQFTALRCLIEGDAKGMTQGDLTRAMSSDPNTIASLVSRMQQAGWVDRKPHETDKRAYRLRAKPAGRRKYEQLRSIAIELQAQVLSVLPVSERESFLARLAVVADACRVAAICSPRRGN; via the coding sequence ATGCCTGACCGCGACTATTCAGCATCCGTGGATGCCCTGCCCATCGACTCACCCGAACGCCGGCGGATTCCGCCGCTGCTTCGCCGCGCCTGGTATGGGCTCAACCAGGCCTTCCGCCGCCGAATCCACCACACCGGCGCCACGCCTGACCAGTTCACCGCGCTGCGCTGCCTCATCGAGGGCGACGCCAAGGGCATGACGCAGGGCGACCTGACGCGCGCGATGTCCAGCGACCCCAACACCATCGCGTCGCTTGTGTCGCGCATGCAGCAGGCCGGCTGGGTGGATCGCAAGCCGCACGAGACGGACAAGCGCGCCTACCGGCTCCGCGCCAAGCCCGCGGGCCGCAGAAAATACGAGCAACTCCGCAGCATCGCCATCGAGTTGCAGGCTCAAGTGCTTTCCGTGCTGCCCGTGTCCGAACGGGAGAGTTTTCTCGCGCGCCTTGCGGTCGTGGCCGACGCCTGCCGGGTTGCCGCCATATGTTCGCCGCGCCGGGGGAATTGA
- a CDS encoding M24 family metallopeptidase — MRPAIRPLRSRDVRSSRPAEVHASQPDAPTMKSELARKLSQVRSLLRLHRAGAALIGLQPNFSWLACGGEAHIPLNSDRSFGQLIVTPRGFFVFANRIEMQCLLDEVVAGLGAMPLLAEWHDNAGALKLLRSVADPREMISDCGEWGTRARPELFAPLRWSLQDAEVKRYRAVGRDAEAAMNEACRALQPGRTEFQIAGEFAARCWDRSLTPIVVLVATDERIRMYRHPRPTAKRLRRHAMLILCARRHGLIVALTRIVHFGRLPADLRRRHDAVCAVDAALHLATRVGAHVREVFRRGVEAYAEQGFADEWHLHHQGGPCGYQGRDYLGGPSVTGEVLVNQPFAWNPSITGTKSEDTILATPNGPVVVTAAQDWPMVPVSTGGKSWTRPDILVR; from the coding sequence ATGCGGCCAGCCATCCGACCGCTGCGGAGCCGGGACGTTCGAAGCTCGCGCCCGGCCGAGGTTCACGCGTCACAACCCGACGCCCCAACGATGAAGTCCGAACTCGCCCGCAAGCTCTCGCAAGTCCGCTCACTGCTGCGGCTTCATCGGGCTGGAGCCGCGCTGATCGGTTTGCAACCCAACTTCTCGTGGCTCGCGTGCGGCGGCGAGGCGCACATCCCGTTGAACAGCGACCGCTCGTTCGGCCAGTTGATCGTCACACCGCGCGGGTTTTTCGTCTTCGCGAACCGCATCGAGATGCAGTGCCTTCTCGACGAAGTCGTGGCCGGCCTCGGCGCAATGCCGCTGCTCGCGGAATGGCACGACAACGCGGGCGCACTCAAGTTGCTCCGAAGCGTGGCCGATCCGCGGGAAATGATCTCGGATTGCGGCGAGTGGGGCACGCGCGCGCGTCCGGAACTATTCGCGCCGCTGCGCTGGTCGTTGCAGGACGCGGAAGTGAAACGCTACCGTGCGGTCGGGCGCGACGCCGAGGCCGCGATGAACGAGGCATGCCGCGCCTTGCAGCCGGGCCGCACGGAGTTCCAAATCGCGGGCGAGTTCGCCGCGCGTTGCTGGGACCGGAGCCTCACGCCCATCGTCGTGCTCGTTGCGACTGACGAGCGCATCCGCATGTATCGCCATCCCCGGCCGACGGCGAAGCGGCTGCGGCGACACGCGATGTTGATTCTCTGCGCGCGCCGACACGGGCTGATCGTGGCGCTCACGCGCATCGTGCACTTCGGCCGGCTGCCGGCGGACCTGCGGCGGCGCCACGACGCGGTCTGCGCCGTCGATGCGGCGCTGCACCTCGCCACACGAGTGGGAGCGCACGTCCGCGAGGTTTTCCGGCGCGGAGTCGAGGCTTACGCGGAACAGGGCTTCGCAGACGAGTGGCACCTGCACCACCAGGGCGGACCGTGCGGTTACCAAGGGCGTGATTATCTCGGGGGGCCGTCGGTCACGGGTGAAGTGCTCGTCAACCAGCCTTTCGCCTGGAATCCCTCGATCACCGGCACGAAGAGCGAGGACACGATACTCGCGACCCCAAACGGGCCCGTGGTCGTCACAGCCGCGCAAGATTGGCCGATGGTCCCGGTCTCCACGGGCGGCAAGTCGTGGACGCGCCCGGACATCCTGGTGCGATAA
- a CDS encoding glycosyltransferase family 2 protein: MDPRGGEWHGAAHAGRHPRAGARHHALERTGCAGIMPGRRRTRPRSKRRGNTCHPRTRDSGEARMKVSFCLITLNEEQNLPRCLRSCADLADEIVVLDSGSTDGTERIARECGARFERQAWLGYVGQKNMVLSLAANEWVFSIDADEELSPLLREEVGAIRRNEPPAGVCGYEMPRCVLYEGRWIRHGDWYPDRLVRLFRRDRARFAGGKVHERLELDGPALPLAGDLYHHSFRDAADHWARCEKYARLWAETQFEAGKSCGRLASSTHAAFRWFRGYVLKRGFLDGAQGWRIAKFSAAEVALKYRLLREMTEIRDTNGPR, from the coding sequence ATGGATCCGAGAGGGGGTGAATGGCACGGTGCTGCCCACGCCGGACGACATCCCCGCGCTGGTGCGCGCCATCATGCATTGGAGCGGACGGGATGCGCCGGCATCATGCCCGGACGTCGGCGCACTCGGCCTCGATCGAAACGTCGCGGAAACACTTGCCATCCTCGAACTCGCGACTCGGGAGAAGCGCGCATGAAAGTCTCCTTCTGCCTCATCACGCTCAACGAGGAGCAGAATCTCCCGCGCTGCCTGCGGAGTTGCGCGGACCTTGCGGATGAAATCGTGGTGCTCGACTCGGGCAGCACGGATGGCACGGAGCGCATCGCGCGCGAGTGTGGCGCGCGGTTCGAGCGGCAGGCGTGGCTCGGCTATGTCGGCCAGAAGAACATGGTGCTGTCGCTCGCGGCGAACGAGTGGGTGTTCAGCATCGACGCGGACGAGGAGCTTTCGCCCCTGCTTCGCGAGGAGGTCGGAGCCATCCGGCGCAACGAACCGCCGGCGGGCGTCTGCGGCTATGAGATGCCGCGGTGCGTTCTTTATGAGGGCAGGTGGATCCGCCACGGCGACTGGTATCCGGACCGGCTCGTGCGGCTGTTCCGCCGCGACCGCGCGCGGTTCGCCGGCGGGAAAGTCCACGAGCGCCTCGAACTCGACGGCCCGGCGCTCCCGCTCGCGGGCGACTTGTATCATCACTCGTTCCGCGACGCCGCGGACCATTGGGCGCGCTGCGAAAAGTATGCGCGGCTGTGGGCCGAGACGCAGTTCGAGGCCGGCAAGTCGTGCGGCCGGCTCGCGTCGTCAACGCACGCGGCGTTCCGGTGGTTTCGCGGCTACGTGCTCAAGCGCGGATTTCTCGACGGCGCGCAGGGCTGGCGCATCGCGAAGTTTTCCGCGGCGGAAGTGGCGTTGAAGTATCGGCTGCTGCGGGAAATGACCGAAATCCGCGATACCAACGGCCCGCGCTGA
- a CDS encoding aldehyde dehydrogenase, with protein sequence MTPVPHIPALRFGRAYESLDKINVHDHRTGEVRATVSQVNSGIVRKDLAKTPTARAALKRLTTAELLDICARAGEQFLESTLPLGDGHTQSPQQYLETLSATSGLTHVMVRRNMQKIFHSLANMKTVLNGLTRGLDRHILDRGHGEQSGTPCSYYATTQALGLVMPSNSPAVNSLWLPSIALKIPVVLKPGRDEPWTPFRLLQAFITAGAPAAAFGFYPTDHEGAATILNGCGRALVFGDKTTMAHYTNNPAIQLHGPGYSKILIGDDQIERWPEFLDVIVTSIMENGGRSCINASAILVPRYSAEIADALAQRVGPIAPSRADDEHARLSAFANPRMADAIDAQVEADLRIPGATDVTSKHRNGARKVEFEGGTYLRPTIVHCDSFAHPLANREFMFPFASVTQVPQSEMLARIGPSLSVSAITKDPAFTAQLLDSPHIERLNLGPVSTLKVSWDQPHEGNMFEFLYKRRSIERGW encoded by the coding sequence ATGACACCCGTCCCCCACATCCCCGCGCTCCGCTTCGGCCGCGCATACGAGAGCCTCGACAAGATCAACGTCCACGACCATCGCACCGGCGAGGTCAGGGCCACCGTCAGCCAGGTCAACAGCGGCATCGTCCGCAAGGACCTCGCGAAAACCCCCACCGCCCGCGCCGCGCTGAAGCGACTCACCACCGCCGAGTTGCTCGACATCTGCGCGCGCGCCGGCGAGCAATTCCTCGAATCCACGCTCCCCCTCGGCGACGGCCACACCCAATCGCCGCAGCAATACCTGGAGACGCTTTCCGCCACGAGCGGACTGACGCACGTCATGGTCCGGCGAAACATGCAGAAGATTTTCCATTCGCTCGCGAACATGAAGACCGTGCTCAACGGCCTCACGCGCGGGCTCGACCGGCACATCCTCGACCGGGGCCACGGCGAGCAGTCCGGCACGCCGTGCAGTTACTACGCCACCACGCAGGCGCTCGGCCTCGTGATGCCGAGCAACTCGCCCGCGGTCAACTCGCTCTGGCTTCCGAGCATCGCGCTCAAGATTCCCGTCGTCCTCAAGCCCGGCCGCGACGAGCCATGGACCCCCTTCCGCCTCCTTCAAGCGTTCATCACCGCCGGCGCGCCCGCGGCGGCGTTCGGCTTCTATCCCACCGACCACGAGGGAGCCGCGACAATCCTCAACGGTTGCGGCCGCGCCCTTGTCTTCGGCGACAAGACGACGATGGCGCATTACACGAACAACCCCGCCATCCAGCTCCACGGCCCCGGCTACAGCAAGATCCTCATCGGCGACGACCAGATCGAGCGCTGGCCCGAGTTCCTCGACGTGATCGTGACCAGCATCATGGAAAACGGCGGCCGCAGTTGCATCAACGCCTCCGCCATCCTCGTCCCAAGATACTCCGCCGAAATCGCCGACGCCCTCGCGCAACGCGTTGGCCCCATCGCCCCTTCCCGCGCCGACGACGAACACGCGCGCCTCTCCGCCTTCGCAAATCCCCGGATGGCCGATGCAATTGACGCGCAGGTCGAAGCCGACTTGAGAATCCCCGGTGCCACCGACGTGACCTCGAAGCACCGCAATGGCGCGCGCAAGGTCGAGTTCGAGGGCGGCACCTATCTGCGCCCGACGATCGTGCACTGCGACTCCTTCGCGCACCCGCTGGCGAACCGCGAGTTCATGTTCCCCTTTGCCAGCGTCACGCAAGTGCCACAATCCGAAATGCTCGCGCGCATCGGCCCGTCACTCTCCGTGAGCGCGATCACCAAGGATCCCGCGTTTACCGCGCAACTCCTCGACTCGCCGCACATCGAGCGGCTCAACCTCGGCCCCGTGTCGACGTTGAAAGTCTCGTGGGACCAGCCGCACGAGGGGAACATGTTCGAGTTCCTCTACAAGCGCCGCAGCATCGAGCGCGGGTGGTGA
- a CDS encoding AMP-binding protein, translated as MATTDSNNLIHQAQAQLDSHLRDILAWHFSPDTGCPYWLDWAKKNFDPRHEVKCMADMLKFPHFQDEALRDLEPEVWVPAAFKGKPYNIFETGGTTGMPKQRIGWNDYKTDYEEFSGKVNDEHFPRGKAWIMVGPTGPRRLRLAIEHLANFRGSSCYFVDLDPRFVKLVLANKQFDVAKQYMAHVVNQAVTIMKHRKISGLFTTPKLLEALAEQVNLFELGIRGVFCGGTSMSPQYVRFLIEEVLENKIGFYPTYGNTLMGLAASVPITKEDNYSVTYYAPQPRASLRIVNPKQTGQTVGYGEWGRVELTTLTKEFFMPRFLERDEAIRRQPRAPYAWDGVGDVRPFGAMEKTIVEGVY; from the coding sequence ATGGCAACAACCGACTCCAACAACCTCATCCACCAGGCCCAGGCCCAACTCGACTCCCACCTCCGCGACATCCTTGCATGGCATTTCAGCCCCGACACCGGTTGCCCCTACTGGCTCGACTGGGCGAAGAAGAACTTCGACCCCCGCCACGAAGTGAAGTGCATGGCCGACATGCTCAAGTTCCCGCACTTCCAGGACGAGGCACTGCGTGACCTCGAGCCCGAGGTGTGGGTGCCCGCAGCCTTCAAGGGCAAGCCTTACAACATTTTCGAAACCGGCGGCACCACCGGCATGCCCAAGCAGCGCATCGGCTGGAACGACTACAAGACCGACTACGAGGAATTCAGCGGGAAGGTCAACGACGAGCATTTCCCGCGCGGCAAGGCGTGGATCATGGTCGGCCCCACCGGCCCGCGCCGGCTTCGCCTCGCCATCGAGCACCTCGCCAACTTCCGCGGCAGCTCGTGCTACTTCGTGGACCTCGACCCGCGCTTCGTGAAGCTCGTGCTCGCGAACAAGCAGTTCGACGTCGCCAAGCAATACATGGCCCACGTCGTCAATCAGGCCGTCACCATCATGAAGCACCGCAAGATCAGCGGCCTCTTCACAACGCCCAAGCTCCTCGAGGCACTCGCCGAGCAGGTGAATCTCTTCGAGCTTGGCATCCGCGGTGTCTTCTGCGGCGGCACCTCCATGTCGCCGCAATACGTCCGCTTCCTCATCGAGGAAGTGCTCGAGAACAAGATCGGTTTCTACCCGACCTACGGCAACACGCTCATGGGCCTCGCCGCCAGCGTGCCCATCACGAAGGAGGACAACTACTCCGTCACCTACTACGCGCCGCAGCCGCGCGCTTCGCTGCGCATCGTGAATCCCAAGCAGACCGGCCAGACCGTCGGCTACGGCGAATGGGGACGCGTGGAGCTCACCACGCTCACGAAGGAGTTCTTCATGCCGCGCTTCCTCGAGCGCGACGAGGCCATCCGCCGCCAACCGCGCGCGCCGTATGCGTGGGACGGTGTCGGCGACGTGCGGCCCTTTGGCGCGATGGAGAAGACCATTGTTGAGGGCGTTTACTGA